One window of the Saccopteryx bilineata isolate mSacBil1 chromosome 2, mSacBil1_pri_phased_curated, whole genome shotgun sequence genome contains the following:
- the ICOSLG gene encoding ICOS ligand isoform X5 has translation MVGSTVDLSCIYPEENSFKLNELFVYWQIDINGEPKSVAYYLSGNSSVGHDKYKDRAQMSLDSMKQGDFSLHLYNITPQDEQEFNCLVFRNLTKIWHVVVMLHVAANYSMPVVIAPSNASQDEELTFTCISKDGYPRPNVYWINRTDNSLLDEALQNSTATLNTRGLYDVVSVLRIRWTPNVNVGCCIENVLLHQNLTVSSQTGALKEDEGSNPDTPGGDTYALRDRVVAAVLAVLIVAVAIAVGWACRGQCPHWSYAAGAQASRSELELTGQPLLGGG, from the exons ATGGTGGGCAGCACCGTTGACCTCAGCTGCATTTACCCTGAAGAAAACAGTTTCAAATTAAACGAACTTTTTGTTTATTGGCAAATTGACATTAATGGTGAACCAAAAAGTGTAGCTTACTACCTGTCCGGGAACAGCTCTGTGGGCCATGACAAGTACAAGGACCGGGCCCAGATGTCACTAGACAGCATGAAGCAGGGTGACTTCTCTCTACATCTATACAACATCACCCCTCAAGACGAACAGGAATTTAACTGCCTGGTGTTTCGGAACTTAACGAAGATTTGGCATGTTGTGGTCATGCTGCACGTGGCAG CAAACTACAGCATGCCTGTGGTCATTGCTCCCAGCAATGCCTCCCAGGATGAAGAGCTCACCTTCACATGCATATCTAAGGATGGCTACCCCAGGCCAAACGTGTACTGGATTAACAGGACAGACAACAGCCTGCTGGATGAGGCCCTGCAGAACAGCACAGCCACCCTAAACACGCGGGGGTTGTATGACGTGGTCAGCGTCCTGAGGATCCGGTGGACCCCAAACGTGAATGTTGGCTGCTGCATCGAGAACGTGCTTCTGCACCAGAACCTGACTGTCAGCAGCCAGACAG GAGCACTGAAGGAAGATGAAGGCAGCAACCCAGATACCCCGGGGGGCGACACGTACGCGCTGAGGGACCGGGTCGTGGCGGCCGTGCTCGCTGTGCTGATTGTGGCTGTGGCAATAGCTGTGGGCTGGGCGTGCAGGGGCCAGTGTCCCCACTGGAGCTATGCAG CAGGTGCCCAGGCTTCAAGATCAGAGCTGGAGCTCACTG GACAGCCTCTGCTGGGTGGAGGTTGA
- the ICOSLG gene encoding ICOS ligand isoform X2 yields the protein MKIISAGLLLLLLSGLRADNKKIEVRAMVGSTVDLSCIYPEENSFKLNELFVYWQIDINGEPKSVAYYLSGNSSVGHDKYKDRAQMSLDSMKQGDFSLHLYNITPQDEQEFNCLVFRNLTKIWHVVVMLHVAANYSMPVVIAPSNASQDEELTFTCISKDGYPRPNVYWINRTDNSLLDEALQNSTATLNTRGLYDVVSVLRIRWTPNVNVGCCIENVLLHQNLTVSSQTGALKEDEGSNPDTPGGDTYALRDRVVAAVLAVLIVAVAIAVGWACRGQCPHWSYAGAQASRSELELTGQPLLGGG from the exons TGCTGGCCTGCTCCTCCTGCTGCTCAGCGGCCTGCGAGCTG ataataaaaaaattgaagtcaGAGCAATGGTGGGCAGCACCGTTGACCTCAGCTGCATTTACCCTGAAGAAAACAGTTTCAAATTAAACGAACTTTTTGTTTATTGGCAAATTGACATTAATGGTGAACCAAAAAGTGTAGCTTACTACCTGTCCGGGAACAGCTCTGTGGGCCATGACAAGTACAAGGACCGGGCCCAGATGTCACTAGACAGCATGAAGCAGGGTGACTTCTCTCTACATCTATACAACATCACCCCTCAAGACGAACAGGAATTTAACTGCCTGGTGTTTCGGAACTTAACGAAGATTTGGCATGTTGTGGTCATGCTGCACGTGGCAG CAAACTACAGCATGCCTGTGGTCATTGCTCCCAGCAATGCCTCCCAGGATGAAGAGCTCACCTTCACATGCATATCTAAGGATGGCTACCCCAGGCCAAACGTGTACTGGATTAACAGGACAGACAACAGCCTGCTGGATGAGGCCCTGCAGAACAGCACAGCCACCCTAAACACGCGGGGGTTGTATGACGTGGTCAGCGTCCTGAGGATCCGGTGGACCCCAAACGTGAATGTTGGCTGCTGCATCGAGAACGTGCTTCTGCACCAGAACCTGACTGTCAGCAGCCAGACAG GAGCACTGAAGGAAGATGAAGGCAGCAACCCAGATACCCCGGGGGGCGACACGTACGCGCTGAGGGACCGGGTCGTGGCGGCCGTGCTCGCTGTGCTGATTGTGGCTGTGGCAATAGCTGTGGGCTGGGCGTGCAGGGGCCAGTGTCCCCACTGGAGCTATGCAG GTGCCCAGGCTTCAAGATCAGAGCTGGAGCTCACTG GACAGCCTCTGCTGGGTGGAGGTTGA
- the ICOSLG gene encoding ICOS ligand isoform X3 → MKIISAGLLLLLLSGLRADNKKIEVRAMVGSTVDLSCIYPEENSFKLNELFVYWQIDINGEPKSVAYYLSGNSSVGHDKYKDRAQMSLDSMKQGDFSLHLYNITPQDEQEFNCLVFRNLTKIWHVVVMLHVAANYSMPVVIAPSNASQDEELTFTCISKDGYPRPNVYWINRTDNSLLDEALQNSTATLNTRGLYDVVSVLRIRWTPNVNVGCCIENVLLHQNLTVSSQTGALKEDEGSNPDTPGGDTYALRDRVVAAVLAVLIVAVAIAVGWACRGQCPHWSYAAGAQASRSELELTDHV, encoded by the exons TGCTGGCCTGCTCCTCCTGCTGCTCAGCGGCCTGCGAGCTG ataataaaaaaattgaagtcaGAGCAATGGTGGGCAGCACCGTTGACCTCAGCTGCATTTACCCTGAAGAAAACAGTTTCAAATTAAACGAACTTTTTGTTTATTGGCAAATTGACATTAATGGTGAACCAAAAAGTGTAGCTTACTACCTGTCCGGGAACAGCTCTGTGGGCCATGACAAGTACAAGGACCGGGCCCAGATGTCACTAGACAGCATGAAGCAGGGTGACTTCTCTCTACATCTATACAACATCACCCCTCAAGACGAACAGGAATTTAACTGCCTGGTGTTTCGGAACTTAACGAAGATTTGGCATGTTGTGGTCATGCTGCACGTGGCAG CAAACTACAGCATGCCTGTGGTCATTGCTCCCAGCAATGCCTCCCAGGATGAAGAGCTCACCTTCACATGCATATCTAAGGATGGCTACCCCAGGCCAAACGTGTACTGGATTAACAGGACAGACAACAGCCTGCTGGATGAGGCCCTGCAGAACAGCACAGCCACCCTAAACACGCGGGGGTTGTATGACGTGGTCAGCGTCCTGAGGATCCGGTGGACCCCAAACGTGAATGTTGGCTGCTGCATCGAGAACGTGCTTCTGCACCAGAACCTGACTGTCAGCAGCCAGACAG GAGCACTGAAGGAAGATGAAGGCAGCAACCCAGATACCCCGGGGGGCGACACGTACGCGCTGAGGGACCGGGTCGTGGCGGCCGTGCTCGCTGTGCTGATTGTGGCTGTGGCAATAGCTGTGGGCTGGGCGTGCAGGGGCCAGTGTCCCCACTGGAGCTATGCAG CAGGTGCCCAGGCTTCAAGATCAGAGCTGGAGCTCACTG ACCACGTTTGA
- the ICOSLG gene encoding ICOS ligand isoform X4 produces MKIISAGLLLLLLSGLRADNKKIEVRAMVGSTVDLSCIYPEENSFKLNELFVYWQIDINGEPKSVAYYLSGNSSVGHDKYKDRAQMSLDSMKQGDFSLHLYNITPQDEQEFNCLVFRNLTKIWHVVVMLHVAANYSMPVVIAPSNASQDEELTFTCISKDGYPRPNVYWINRTDNSLLDEALQNSTATLNTRGLYDVVSVLRIRWTPNVNVGCCIENVLLHQNLTVSSQTGALKEDEGSNPDTPGGDTYALRDRVVAAVLAVLIVAVAIAVGWACRGQCPHWSYAGAQASRSELELTDHV; encoded by the exons TGCTGGCCTGCTCCTCCTGCTGCTCAGCGGCCTGCGAGCTG ataataaaaaaattgaagtcaGAGCAATGGTGGGCAGCACCGTTGACCTCAGCTGCATTTACCCTGAAGAAAACAGTTTCAAATTAAACGAACTTTTTGTTTATTGGCAAATTGACATTAATGGTGAACCAAAAAGTGTAGCTTACTACCTGTCCGGGAACAGCTCTGTGGGCCATGACAAGTACAAGGACCGGGCCCAGATGTCACTAGACAGCATGAAGCAGGGTGACTTCTCTCTACATCTATACAACATCACCCCTCAAGACGAACAGGAATTTAACTGCCTGGTGTTTCGGAACTTAACGAAGATTTGGCATGTTGTGGTCATGCTGCACGTGGCAG CAAACTACAGCATGCCTGTGGTCATTGCTCCCAGCAATGCCTCCCAGGATGAAGAGCTCACCTTCACATGCATATCTAAGGATGGCTACCCCAGGCCAAACGTGTACTGGATTAACAGGACAGACAACAGCCTGCTGGATGAGGCCCTGCAGAACAGCACAGCCACCCTAAACACGCGGGGGTTGTATGACGTGGTCAGCGTCCTGAGGATCCGGTGGACCCCAAACGTGAATGTTGGCTGCTGCATCGAGAACGTGCTTCTGCACCAGAACCTGACTGTCAGCAGCCAGACAG GAGCACTGAAGGAAGATGAAGGCAGCAACCCAGATACCCCGGGGGGCGACACGTACGCGCTGAGGGACCGGGTCGTGGCGGCCGTGCTCGCTGTGCTGATTGTGGCTGTGGCAATAGCTGTGGGCTGGGCGTGCAGGGGCCAGTGTCCCCACTGGAGCTATGCAG GTGCCCAGGCTTCAAGATCAGAGCTGGAGCTCACTG ACCACGTTTGA
- the ICOSLG gene encoding ICOS ligand isoform X1, with protein MKIISAGLLLLLLSGLRADNKKIEVRAMVGSTVDLSCIYPEENSFKLNELFVYWQIDINGEPKSVAYYLSGNSSVGHDKYKDRAQMSLDSMKQGDFSLHLYNITPQDEQEFNCLVFRNLTKIWHVVVMLHVAANYSMPVVIAPSNASQDEELTFTCISKDGYPRPNVYWINRTDNSLLDEALQNSTATLNTRGLYDVVSVLRIRWTPNVNVGCCIENVLLHQNLTVSSQTGALKEDEGSNPDTPGGDTYALRDRVVAAVLAVLIVAVAIAVGWACRGQCPHWSYAAGAQASRSELELTGQPLLGGG; from the exons TGCTGGCCTGCTCCTCCTGCTGCTCAGCGGCCTGCGAGCTG ataataaaaaaattgaagtcaGAGCAATGGTGGGCAGCACCGTTGACCTCAGCTGCATTTACCCTGAAGAAAACAGTTTCAAATTAAACGAACTTTTTGTTTATTGGCAAATTGACATTAATGGTGAACCAAAAAGTGTAGCTTACTACCTGTCCGGGAACAGCTCTGTGGGCCATGACAAGTACAAGGACCGGGCCCAGATGTCACTAGACAGCATGAAGCAGGGTGACTTCTCTCTACATCTATACAACATCACCCCTCAAGACGAACAGGAATTTAACTGCCTGGTGTTTCGGAACTTAACGAAGATTTGGCATGTTGTGGTCATGCTGCACGTGGCAG CAAACTACAGCATGCCTGTGGTCATTGCTCCCAGCAATGCCTCCCAGGATGAAGAGCTCACCTTCACATGCATATCTAAGGATGGCTACCCCAGGCCAAACGTGTACTGGATTAACAGGACAGACAACAGCCTGCTGGATGAGGCCCTGCAGAACAGCACAGCCACCCTAAACACGCGGGGGTTGTATGACGTGGTCAGCGTCCTGAGGATCCGGTGGACCCCAAACGTGAATGTTGGCTGCTGCATCGAGAACGTGCTTCTGCACCAGAACCTGACTGTCAGCAGCCAGACAG GAGCACTGAAGGAAGATGAAGGCAGCAACCCAGATACCCCGGGGGGCGACACGTACGCGCTGAGGGACCGGGTCGTGGCGGCCGTGCTCGCTGTGCTGATTGTGGCTGTGGCAATAGCTGTGGGCTGGGCGTGCAGGGGCCAGTGTCCCCACTGGAGCTATGCAG CAGGTGCCCAGGCTTCAAGATCAGAGCTGGAGCTCACTG GACAGCCTCTGCTGGGTGGAGGTTGA